The sequence below is a genomic window from Escherichia marmotae.
GAACTGGCGCGTCAGGGGCTGAAACGTGGTGAGAACGGGCTGAAGATCATCATGATGTGTGAAATTCCGTCCAACGCCTTGCTCGCTGAACAGTTCCTCGAATATTTCGATGGTTTTTCTATCGGCTCAAACGATATGACACAGTTGGCGCTCGGTCTGGATCGTGACTCCGGCGTAGTTTCTGAACTGTTCGATGAGCGCAATGACGCCGTGAAAGCACTGTTATCAATGGCGATCCGTGCCGCGAAGAAACAGGGCAAATATGTCGGGATTTGCGGTCAGGGCCCGTCTGACCACGAGGACTTTGCAGCATGGTTGATGGAGGAAGGGATCGATAGCTTGTCCCTGAACCCGGATACCGTGGTGCAAACATGGTTAAGTCTGGCTGAACTGAAAAAGTAAAATAAATACCCGGCGGCGTCCTGTCGCCGGGCTTACGCTATTTCCGCATACGAAACTTATTCCATGATTTCGCAATAACGCTGGGTTAATCGCTGAATAATATCTTTCCTTAACAAAAACTTTTGTATTTTACCGGATGGTTTACGTTGGTTAAGGGGCAGGCTAAGTTTGGTGCTGTCATCAAGCGTGAAGTCACCAGAAATAAAGCGATTAACCGGTGCGCCGCCATAAAGCTGAGTTTGATCGGGATCGACAACAACGATATCCACCAGATAGCCCGGAATACGGACAGATTTGGGATGCAGCGTGGCTTTCTTAACCATCTTCTGCACCTGCATCATCACGATACCGCCGTTATTGTGCACCGCCTGGGTAATAACCAATGCGTCGAGATACATCACTTCATCTTCAAAGGTGGCATAGCCTTCGCTGTCGCAGGTGGTGGCGCGAATAAAGGCGATATTCGGCGCAATCGCTTTGTAATAGAGATATTCTTTATTATCAAACTCGACCATTTTAATCAGGTCTTCGTTGGTCACTTCATTAAGTTTTCCGCCTTGTTGGCGAGGGTCGACAAATGTGCCGATACCAATATCGCTAATAATCCCCGGCTGGTGGGCAGCGGCGGCGCGCAATGTTTGGGTGAGCACACCTTGTGGATAGTTATAGGCAACAATTTTATTTTGTTCTGCAAGGTCAGAAATATGCGGCGATTGTCCCCAGTGTCCGCATAATGCCCATTTCACAAGACCTTCTTGCGCCAGCGGACTAATACCGCGATCGCCAAGCCCTGTAGGGCTAATAATTGATAAATTACGCGGTGTCTGGGTCTGCTTATATTTATCAGCAAGAACGGTAATTAATATGGTGGCCTCCAGAATATCGCCGCCAGCGCCTAATATACAAAGTCTTGCTTCGTCGGGGATATAATTTACTGCTTCCTGTGCCGACAGGATCGGCACTCGTCCATTAATACGAGATGGTTTTACAGGTTTCATTATTTTTTTTCTGATTCAGGTGTGAATTTCCCTGCGTCAGCCAGAAAAATAGCGCGCAGATATTCACGGAATATTTTTATTAAATACTCTTAAAATACTTACTTTTATTTCGGCGGGTAAGGCAGTTCCCGCCGGAGCGTTATTTATTATGCCTGATGCAAAATAGTTAATACTGTGCGTAAATCATTCACCGATATTTGCCCCGGCGCAGAGGCTTTTTTTACTGCGCCAAAGGTTGCCGCCGAACCAAATACTTCACCGGCCAGACGAGAAATTACGCCAGTTTTTGCCATCGACATCGTAATGATTGGACGATCGGCATACTGTTCCTGCATCTCCAGGGTCGCGGCAAGTAATGTCAGCACATCGCTGGTGCTTTGTGGCATCAGTGCAATTTTGGGAATATCGGCGTCGAAGGACTGCATTTTGCGCAGACGGGCGATGATTTCTTTGGCCTCTGGCGTTTTATGGAAATCATGATTGGACATGACAACCTTCACATCATGCGCGTGAGCGTAGGCGATGGTTTCTTTAACCTGATCATCGCCGGTAAATAACTCCAGATCGATCATATCGACCAGACCACTGTCGATGGCTGCGCGATTGAGCGCAATATACGCTTCTGTCGAAAGTGCCTGCTCACCGCCTTCTTTGGCGCTGCGGAAGGTAAACAGCAGTGGTTTTTCCGGCATTATCTCACGGATAGCTTTTGCCGCTGCCATGACCGACTCTACACAGGAGAGGTCGGCAAAGTGATCCACGCGCCATTCCAGAATATCAAAGTCCGCTTCACGATAGATGAGAGCTTCAGATTTCACGCTGGCGATATCTTTCGCCATCAGCGAGACTATGATTTTTGGTGCGCCCGTGCCAATGACGAGATCTTTTACGGTTACGGTTTTCATTTTTTACCCTTTCTGCACGCGGTCAGCCTGTCAGGCGTCGAACCCCATGACCTGTTTAACGTATTCCAGAGGGAAATCTTTGCCAGTCCATAACGTGAACTGTTCAGCCCCTTGCCACAACAACATGCCGTATCCATCAATCGTTTTGCAACCTGCTTGTTGCGCCTGCTGTAATAACTTCGTCATATGCGGGTTATACACGCATTCAGTGACCAGAAGTCCTGGATGTAACAAACTGATATCATTAACTAAAGACTCATTCTTAAGGGGTTTCATACCTACTTTTGTGTCGTTGGTTAAAATGTCGGCAGAAGCCAGCGCTTCAGCAAAGGCTTGCTGGTCGGCAAGATCGGTGACGGTTACGACACAATCGGTGTTTTCATTAACCCGTTGCGCGAAGGCGAGGGCTTTATCGAAAAACTCATCCCGACGGTTAAAGAGTTTAATTTCTTTTAAACCTTCAATTGCACCCTGAGCGCCAATTGCCGTTGATGCGCCACCGGCACCTAAAAGCACCATAGTTTTGCCTTTGATATCAAAACCGCTCTCTTTAATAGCGCGAATATGACCAGTGCCGTCAGTGTTATAGCCGCGCAGGTAGCCGTCATCATTGACGATGGTATTGATCGTCCCCACCAGTTTTGCCGCTGGCGTTAATTCATCAACATATTCACACGCCAGTTGTTTGTTTGGCATCGACACACCGGTTCCGCGCATTTTCAAGGCTTTTAATCCTTCAATTGCACCGGCAAAGCTGTCGTTATCCACCTCAAAGGCCATATAGGTAAATGGCAATCCCGCTTTTTCTAAGGCTTTATTCTGCATTTCAGGCGATAAGCTATGGCGGATAGGATAAGCCATCAGCCCAATTAATTCATATTTAGCCGTAACATCCATAATTAACACCAGAGCCAGCAGAGCAAAAGTGAAATCGAGAACGATGATATATTGCAGGCCGATATTCGACAGATAACCGGTAATCAGTGGAATAACAAAGTTAGCCAATCCCCCCATCATCATATAAATACTGGTGACTTTGGCTTTGCTTTTTGGGAAGAACTCTGACATGACCGAAACACCGAGCTGTAAAATACCGCCAGCAGCAGAGAAACCGATAACAAAGGCTCCGGCATTACACACCAGCGGAGAAGGGTAGAGATAGATAATGGCGGCAGTGATCGTTGCCAGCGCAGAGTTAAAAACATTAGCCCAGATGGGGCGTACCATTTTTTCAGTAGTGCAGCAAAGATAAAGACACAGACCAGCGAATCCATACGGTTTTTAAAGCCTCGGCCTCCGACATACCGGCAAATGCCATCGCATATTTGGGCATCCACACCACTATCACATAAAAGGTCGAGAATGCCGCGACACCGAACACTACCGATGAAACACCTTCCAGCCAGACTAACGGTTTGCTGTTCATTTGCGATAATTCTCCGGCAACGCCAGCATCAACCCGTTGGCTGGGGAATTTGCTTTTCAATAGCATCAATGTAATAAGTACAAATAATATGCCTGGGATAATTAACCCATAGCCGTACCAGATGTTATTCAGCAGCATATAACTTACCAGCATTGGATAGAACATTTGCCCGAATGAGATCATCGCTTTAACCAGAATTACCGCTGAACCGGAGGCTTTCGGGAAACATTCCATCAGCGCGGGGTAGCCACCAGTATCCAGTGCTGAGTTGGCGATACCGACGCACACTGCCAGACAGTAAGCGAGGGTTAAATTCGGGCAGGCAGGAATACCAAACAAAAACAGCATTTTCATAAGTTCCACTTAGCAATTTTGCTTTAAAAAGTGTGGCGATGTTGCGTCAATATCCGGTCATTATTCTTGTAATAATGGCTATTGATTCCCGTTAAAATATCAACAAAGACGCTCAAGATCGTGCGCATATAATTCAGCGGCTACCGATTGATAAATCTTCCAGTCAATAAAATTGCCATCAGGGTAGACACGTTGAAACGCAGTTAAGTCAGGGAAGGAACGCATGGTATTATTGCCGATGCGGTTATTTATTTTCTTTATGATAGCGTGAAGATGTTTTTTTCTTTGCTGACGCATAGCCAGCAGTTGTTCAACAACGCGATCAGGAATGGCACGTTTGCCGTCTTCCCACTGTTTCCAGCTTTCACTGTCACCCGTCAGGGCAATCCAGGTCGCGCATTCATCAATAGTCATGGCAAAAATATGGCGTAGTGCCTGGAGTTCATAAGCGTTCATTGTGTAATGGCTGCATGAATAAAAGGATAAAATATAAATAACACTATCAGCCAGCTAACGGCTTGAAGAGAATCACAGTATCTTGTGCAATATTCCTGGAGATATCGAGAGGCGAGTTGTTGGGGCGAAAAAGTGTTAAAAAAAAGCCCATCATGGGAGATGGGCAAAGACTACACACAGCAATTCGTTTTTCACTCAGGGGATTCCATGCTTATAAATCAATATGTTGATTTATAACCGTGAGCTAATAGTAGGCATACGGACTTTTTGCGTCGATCAGATTCGTCTCATTAGTTTAAAAACTGTAAAGGATTTGCGACAGGTAAGCGTTGCTGAATGGCAGTAAGCAAGAGGGTGAATGAAAAAAAGGAAATATTAATTAGCCCTGATTAACAATCAGGCGGCAAAGCCGCCTGATGAGAGATTTACTTATTCGTTTTTTCAATTTCGCCCAGTTCTTCGATAATTTCCTCCGGCTGGTCAGTCGGCGGCGGGACTTCTTCCACCCACGCGGCAAACAGACGCCAGGAAACAGCCAGAAGTACCGGACCAATAAACAAGCCGATCATACCGAAGGCAATCAAACCACCGATGACCCCGGAGAGGATGAGGATGAGCGGTAAATCTGCCCCCATGCGAATTAACATCGGGCGAATAACGTTATCCAGTGTGCCGACCACGCCACTCCACACTAACAATACCGTGCCCCAGGTGGTATCGCCGGTCCAGTAAAGCCAGATGATCGCCGGAATCAACACCGGCAACGGACCAAGCTGGACAAGGCAGGAGAGGATCATTAATACCGTCAGCAGCGTGGCGTAAGGAACGCCGGAAACGGCCAGACCGATCCCACCAAGAACGGCTTGTACTAACGCAGTCACCACAACGCCCAGCGCTACTGCGCGGATAGCCTGCGCCGCCAGCAGTACAGCGGCATCACCGCGAGCGCCTGCCAGACGAGTCGCAAAATGGCGAATACCTTGCGCTACCTGTTCACCGCGCCAGTACAACAGGGCGCTGAATAACAGCATCAGCGCACAATGCACCATAAAGCGACCAATATGTGCCGCTTGTCCGACGAACCAGGTGGTGGTGGTGCCAATATAAGGACGGACTTTCGCCATGATCGCCGTCCCCCCCATATCCAGCAAATTGTGCCAGCCTGCATACAGCTTCGCGCCAATCACCGGAATGGTATTAAGCCACGCTAAATCGGGTAACGTCATGTCACCGCTGGAAATGGCTTTAATTACCGGACCGCTGCCATCGACAATACTGTTAACCAGTAAGGCAATAGGGATGATAAACACCATCACCAACAACAGCGTCATTACCAGAACGGCGAGAGAGCGGCGGCCAAACATGATTTTTTGCAAACGTAACAATACCGGCCAGGTGGCGATAACCACCGTACCGGCCCATGCAAAGCCGAGAATAAAGGGTTGAACAATCCACAGACATGCCACAATCATGATGGCTAAAAACAGCACTGAAAGCAGAATTTGTGCGACATCCCTGGGCTGACGAACATTTACCATAACTACTTTTCACCTTTTTTGTGCGTCAAATCGTCGACGCGACGTGAACACGCGAAACTCACCTGCATAATGATGAGCAATTTCAGCGGTTTTTAACAGGCCGATTCTGCCCTTAATTCTGATGGGTGTGTAAGAAAAAAATGTGGTACAACAAGTGACATAACACGCAAACGATTAATCTCTCATCACAGACCGCAGGAAAGGGTCAATATAATGATTCCACAGATTTCCCAGGCACCCGGCGTCGTTCAACTGGTGCTTAATTTTTTGCAAGAGCTGGAGCAACAGGGTTTTACTGGCGATACGGCGACAAGTTATGCCGATCGTCTGACAATGTCGACCGACAACAGCATTTACCAACTTCTCCCCGATGCGGTGGTATTTCCACGTTCAACCGCAGATGTGGCGTTAATCGCCCGTCTGGCTGCGCAGGAACGCTATTCATCGCTGATCTTCACCCCACGCGGCGGTGGCACCGGCACTAACGGTCAGGCGCTCAACCAGGGGATTATTGTTGATATGTCTCGCCATATGAACCGCATCATCGAAATTAATCCTGAAGAGGGCTGGGTGCGCGTTGAAGCTGGGGTGATTAAAGATCAACTTAACCAGTATCTGAAACCGTTCGGATATTTCTTTGCACCGGAACTTTCGACCAGCAACCGGGCAACGCTTGGCGGGATGATTAATACCGATGCTTCCGGTCAGGGATCGCTGGTCTATGGCAAAACGTCAGATCACGTGCTGGGCGTGCGGGCGGTGTTGTTGGGGGGCGATATTCTCGATACGCAACCTTTACCCGTAGAACTGGCTGAAACGCTGGGTAAAACCAACACCGCTATCGGGCGTATCTATAAAACGGTTTATCAACGCTGCCGCCAGCAGCGGCAGTTAATTATCGACAAGTTCCCCAAACTTAACCGTTTTCTTACCGGTTACGATCTGCGCCATGTCTTTAACGATGAGATGACCGAGTTCGACCTGACTCGTATTCTGACGGGTTCAGAAGGGACGCTGGCCTTTATTACCGAAGCGCGACTGGATATTACTCGTTTGCCTAAAGTGCGCCGTCTGGTGAATGTCAAATATGACTCTTTTGACTCCGCGCTGCGTAATGCGCCGTTTATGGTTGAGGCGCGCGCGCTTTCAGTAGAGACGGTGGACTCTAAAGTGCTGAATCTGGCGCGGGAAGATATCGTCTGGCATTCCGTTAGCGAACTGATTACCGATGTGCCCGACAAAGAGATGCTCGGGCTGAACATTGTTGAATTTGCCGGGGACGATGAGGCGTTGATCGACGAGCGGGTAGACGCACTCTGTGCGCGGCTGGATGAGCTGATCGCCAGCCAGCAAGCGGGCGTGATCGGCTGGCAGGTGTGTCGTGAGCTGGCTGGAGTCGAGCGCATTTATGCGATGCGTAAAAAAGCTGTTGGCCTGCTTGGCAATGCTAAAGGGGCAGCCAAACCGATCCCATTTGCCGAAGATACCTGCGTACCGCCGGAACATCTGGCGGATTATATTGCTGAATTTCGCGCAC
It includes:
- a CDS encoding CoA-transferase produces the protein MKPVKPSRINGRVPILSAQEAVNYIPDEARLCILGAGGDILEATILITVLADKYKQTQTPRNLSIISPTGLGDRGISPLAQEGLVKWALCGHWGQSPHISDLAEQNKIVAYNYPQGVLTQTLRAAAAHQPGIISDIGIGTFVDPRQQGGKLNEVTNEDLIKMVEFDNKEYLYYKAIAPNIAFIRATTCDSEGYATFEDEVMYLDALVITQAVHNNGGIVMMQVQKMVKKATLHPKSVRIPGYLVDIVVVDPDQTQLYGGAPVNRFISGDFTLDDSTKLSLPLNQRKPSGKIQKFLLRKDIIQRLTQRYCEIME
- the aroD gene encoding type I 3-dehydroquinate dehydratase, producing the protein MKTVTVKDLVIGTGAPKIIVSLMAKDIASVKSEALIYREADFDILEWRVDHFADLSCVESVMAAAKAIREIMPEKPLLFTFRSAKEGGEQALSTEAYIALNRAAIDSGLVDMIDLELFTGDDQVKETIAYAHAHDVKVVMSNHDFHKTPEAKEIIARLRKMQSFDADIPKIALMPQSTSDVLTLLAATLEMQEQYADRPIITMSMAKTGVISRLAGEVFGSAATFGAVKKASAPGQISVNDLRTVLTILHQA
- the ydiB gene encoding quinate/shikimate dehydrogenase, which translates into the protein MDVTAKYELIGLMAYPIRHSLSPEMQNKALEKAGLPFTYMAFEVDNDSFAGAIEGLKALKMRGTGVSMPNKQLACEYVDELTPAAKLVGTINTIVNDDGYLRGYNTDGTGHIRAIKESGFDIKGKTMVLLGAGGASTAIGAQGAIEGLKEIKLFNRRDEFFDKALAFAQRVNENTDCVVTVTDLADQQAFAEALASADILTNDTKVGMKPLKNESLVNDISLLHPGLLVTECVYNPHMTKLLQQAQQAGCKTIDGYGMLLWQGAEQFTLWTGKDFPLEYVKQVMGFDA
- a CDS encoding YdiL family protein, which gives rise to MNAYELQALRHIFAMTIDECATWIALTGDSESWKQWEDGKRAIPDRVVEQLLAMRQQRKKHLHAIIKKINNRIGNNTMRSFPDLTAFQRVYPDGNFIDWKIYQSVAAELYAHDLERLC
- the ydiK gene encoding AI-2E family transporter YdiK, producing MVNVRQPRDVAQILLSVLFLAIMIVACLWIVQPFILGFAWAGTVVIATWPVLLRLQKIMFGRRSLAVLVMTLLLVMVFIIPIALLVNSIVDGSGPVIKAISSGDMTLPDLAWLNTIPVIGAKLYAGWHNLLDMGGTAIMAKVRPYIGTTTTWFVGQAAHIGRFMVHCALMLLFSALLYWRGEQVAQGIRHFATRLAGARGDAAVLLAAQAIRAVALGVVVTALVQAVLGGIGLAVSGVPYATLLTVLMILSCLVQLGPLPVLIPAIIWLYWTGDTTWGTVLLVWSGVVGTLDNVIRPMLIRMGADLPLILILSGVIGGLIAFGMIGLFIGPVLLAVSWRLFAAWVEEVPPPTDQPEEIIEELGEIEKTNK